Proteins found in one Drosophila busckii strain San Diego stock center, stock number 13000-0081.31 chromosome 2R, ASM1175060v1, whole genome shotgun sequence genomic segment:
- the LOC108597139 gene encoding protein lin-54 homolog isoform X2: MNTSTGSEMDELDDTTPLPELTLYDMLETPSDEQQSDVAADTGDDEEEYEDEEYLSTSANDSLNTPRPKKPNVRILENKRLTPGAPIGMALKNILGESVKLVTTPPKTTQSTEIKILNKLQTKPIKTFSNTAVKIGSTTIASTSASAAAAATTTTATTVTPKQIRGITMTQIKTTDGKVIYLQKSLPAADAQKLPVGVTTATTTTTTARLTKTVPVSSAGIRQTLLPKGVSIASTGLIKSSAGSTPITVRGITAIGSSPTKISPNATTTVTATLSTSPTTSTAGAVGNKMAIQMVRTADGKLIKLNQGTASMLLNAKAAAGALKATTTAATTTTAATTTTDTQAKAVGSPVIIKGALKQLPAGATLKTTTTSASTATSNATSPAASTALPGGKLLVQSAGKQIVVASKNIIKLSPKPGASGATASNASIQLGGKSGGVQIVRVLPSNKSGTSTLTSPQNVSIGRPRTISSNNSSSTSSNNNNSSNTTNVSITNAGKIVMKTMGGSIVPLPSMQTLVSRRGPSGAANITHAKTPSSQAQPIKHRLSDLNVQIKHMTGEGGEGPDAKKARYVISMPRVPGAPRTTPVTQQQLQKLMATRPSQVKRISLPSPVRSSKTADTSKAAADSDGGNSTGRKVYNLITKSNANGVKYMICNKTSEGKPHSVYNTTMRRGYTLNDPAKIRRGVPLTVQQAKLKQMRLQHQRKVLAHNQTKLRQAHLQKQQQKVKPTQPQQPKEQQQQDQSTQGKSGKALFDVLKPPAAPAASALDALGGSRRKHCNCSKSQCLKLYCDCFANGEFCQDCTCKDCFNNLDYEVKRERAIRSCLERNPSAFKPKITAPNSGDMRLHNKGCNCKRSGCLKNYCECYEAKIPCSSMCKCMGCRNMEDRPDVDMDSMDGLNDAKFHAKHKDVNGTQENRSNLYLTDEVIEATIMCMISRIVMNEKQNMALEDTEREVMEELGESLNQIITFAKEKNDTKQQDETKAAT, translated from the exons ATGAATACCAGCACTGGCTCTGAAATGG ATGAACTGGACGACACCACGCCGTTACCAGAGCTTACTCTATATGATATGCTAGAGACACCATCGGATGAGCAGCAGTCAGACGTTGCTGCGGATACGGGAGACGATGAGGAGGAGTATGAAGACGAAGAATATTTGTCAACCTCTGCCAATGATTCGCTGAATACGCCACGACCAAAAAAACCAAATGTACGAATATTGGAGAACAAGCGTTTAACTCCGGGCGCGCCAATTGGCATGGCATTAAAGAATATCTTGGGTGAATCCGTCAAGTTGGTGACAACGCCTCCAAAGACAACGCAATCAacggaaattaaaattttaaacaaactacAGACGAAGCCAATTAAAACGTTCAGCAATACGGCCGTTAAAATTGGCAGCACGACAATTGCAAGCACCTcggcctcagcagcagcagcagcaacaacgactaCAGCAACAACGGTAACGCCAAAGCAAATTAGAGGGATTACTATGACGCAAATAAAAACCACGGATGGCAAAGTGATTTATCTACAAAAATCGTTGCCAGCTGCAGACGCACAAAAACTGCCAGTTGGTGTAACAActgcaacgacaacaacaacaactgcacgTCTGACTAAAACAGTGCCCGTGAGTTCCGCTGGCATTAGACAGACGCTGCTGCCCAAGGGAGTTAGTATAGCTAGCACGGGTTTAATAAAGAGCAGCGCCGGCAGTACGCCCATTACTGTTAGAGGCATAACGGCAATTGGTAGCTCGCCCACAAAAATCTCGCCTAACGCCACGACAACGGTTACAGCAACCTTGTCCACAAGTCCAACAACCTCAACCGCTGGAGCTGTTGGAAACAAGATGGCCATACAAATGGTGCGCACAGCAGATGGCAAGCTTATCAAACTAAATCAAGGGACAGCTTCAATGCTGCTCAATGCTAAGGCAGCAGCGGGTGCGctaaaggcaacaacaacggcagcaacaacgacaacggcagcgacaacgacaactgaTACGCAAGCCAAGGCAGTTGGTTCGCCAGTAATTATTAAAGGTGCActaaagcagctgccagctggTGCAACTCTCAAGACGACCACAACCAGCGCCAGCACCGCAACTAGCAATGCAACAAGTCCAGCAGCTTCCACAGCGCTGCCCGGTGGCAAGTTGCTTGTACAAAGTGCGGGCAAGCAAATTGTAGTTGCCAGCAAAAACATTATCAAATTGTCACCCAAGCCAGGTGCTAGCGGTGCTACTGCTAGCAACGCCAGCATACAATTGGGCGGCAAGAGCGGTGGTGTACAAATTGTGCGCGTACTACCCAGCAATAAAAGTGGCACCAGTACATTGACCAGTCCACAAAATGTGTCAATTGGACGCCCGCGCACGATTAGCAgtaacaatagcagcagcaccagcagcaacaacaacaatagcagcaacacaacaaatgTTTCCATCACTAATGCTGGAAAAATTGTTATGAAAACCATGGGCGGCAGCATTGTGCCGTTGCCATCAATGCAGACATTGGTATCCAGA CGTGGACCAAGCGGCGCAGCTAATATAACGCATGCCAAGACGCCGAGCAGCCAAGCTCAACCGATTAAGCATCGTCTCTCGGATCTCAATGTGCAAATCAAGCATATGACGGGTGAAGGCGGCGAAGGACCCGATGCGAAAAAGGCGCGCTATGTTATTTCCATGCCGCGTGTTCCAGGAGCCCCAAGAACTACGCCTGtgacgcaacagcagcttcaGAAACTTATGGCAACACGACCGTCGCAAGTGAAACGTATATCGTTGCCGTCCCCTGTTAGAAGCAGCAAAACTGCTGACacaagcaaagctgctgctgatagcgACGGTGGTAACAGCACTGGTCGTAAGGTGTACAATCTTATTACCAAGAGTAATGCAAATGGTGTCAAGTATATGATTTGCAACAAGACATCTGAGGGTAAGCCGCACTCTGTCTACAACACAACAATGCGGCGTGGGTATACTTTAAATGATCCCGCCAAGATAAGACGCGGAGTGCCCCTTACAGTGCAGCAGGCAAAACTCAAGCAGATGAGATTGCAACATCAGCGTAAGGTATTGGCGCATAATCAGACCAAGCTGCGCCAAGCACATctacaaaaacagcagcagaaagttAAGCCAACGCAACCGCAGCAGCCtaaggaacaacaacaacaagatcaGTCAACGCAAGGCAAATCCGGCAAAGCACTTTTTGATGTTCTAAAGCCGCCAGCTGCACCAGCGGCATCAGCTTTGGATGCCTTGGGTGGCTCGCGACGCAAgcattgcaactgcagcaagtcTCAGTGCTTAAAGCTCTATTGTGACTGCTTTGCCAATGGTGAATTTTGCCAGGATTGCACCTGCAAGGATTGCTTTAACAATTTGGACTATGAAGTGAAACGCGAGCGTGCAATACGCAGCTGCCTGGAGCGTAATCCGAGCGCTTTCAA ACCCAAAATTACAGCGCCCAACTCTGGCGATATGCGGCTGCATAACAAAGGTTGTAACTGCAAGCGCTCCGGCTGTTTGAAGAACTATTGCGAGTGCTACGAAGCCAAAATACCTTGTTCGTCCATGTGCAAATGCATGG GCTGTCGAAATATGGAAGATCGTCCGGATGTGGATATGGATTCTATGGATGGCTTGAATGATGCCAAATTCCACGCCAAGCATAAGGATGTGAATGGTACTCAAGAAAATCGCTCCAATCTCTATCTAACCGACGAAGTAATAGAGGCAACTATCATGTGTATGATATCGCGTATTGTTatgaatgaaaaacaaaatatggcCTTGGAAGATACTGAGCGTGAAGTTATGGAGGAGCTGGGGGAaagtttaaatcaaattataacATTTGCCAAGGAGAAGAATGATACAAAGCAGCAGGatgaaacaaaagcagcgactTAA
- the LOC108597140 gene encoding elongation factor Tu, mitochondrial: MSQSLAAAVCRTGVALRCSRRAMSTARLLRNGARPRIVCSTTALNKNWQQTSLLTASTGNLDQYVRSYANEKKVFERTKPHCNVGTIGHVDHGKTTLTAAITKVLADKKLAESKKYNEIDNAPEEKARGITINVAHVEYQTESRHYGHTDCPGHADYIKNMITGTAQMDGAILVVAATDGAMPQTREHMLLAKQIGIDHIVVFINKVDAADQEMVDLVEMEIRELLTEMGYDGDKIPVVKGSALCALEDKSPEIGSEAILKLLKEVDSFIPTPVRELDKPFLLPVENVYSIPGRGTVVTGRLERGVVKKGMECEFVGYNKVLKSTVTGVEMFHQILEEAQAGDQLGALVRGVKRDDIKRGMVMCKPGSVKALDQLEAQVYILSKDEGGRTKPFMSFIQLQMFSRTWDCAVQVQIPDKEMVMPGEDTKLVLRLIRPMVLEQGQRFTLRDGNLTLGTGVVTKVMPPLSESQRNELTEGKKAREKKVADKK, encoded by the coding sequence ATGTCACAGTCATTAGCCGCTGCCGTCTGTCGGACTGGAGTTGCTTTGCGCTGCAGCCGACGTGCTATGAGCACGGCGAGACTGCTGCGTAATGGAGCACGTCCTCGCATAGTGTGCAGCACTACGGCTCTTAACAAGAATTGGCAACAGACGAGTCTACTCACTGCCTCGACTGGCAACTTGGACCAATATGTGCGATCCTACGCCAATGAGAAGAAGGTATTTGAGCGCACAAAGCCTCATTGCAATGTAGGTACAATTGGTCATGTGGATCATGGCAAGACTACATTGACAGCGGCTATAACGAAAGTGCTGGCCGATAAGAAGCTGGCAGAAAGCAAGAAATACAATGAGATTGATAATGCCCCTGAGGAGAAGGCGCGTGGTATTACCATCAATGTGGCGCACGTTGAGTACCAGACAGAGTCGCGTCATTACGGTCATACAGATTGCCCCGGACATGCCGATTATATCAAGAACATGATTACTGGCACAGCCCAAATGGATGGTGCCATTCTggttgtggctgccacagatGGCGCTATGCCACAGACACGCGAGCATATGTTGCTGGCTAAGCAGATTGGCATTGATCATATTGTGGTCTTCATCAACAAAGTAGATGCAGCAGACCAGGAAATGGTGGATCTGGTAGAGATGGAAATTCGCGAATTGCTCACGGAAATGGGATATGATGGCGATAAGATTCCTGTGGTAAAGGGCTCAGCCTTGTGTGCCCTGGAGGACAAGAGTCCAGAAATTGGCTCTGAGGCTATACTTAAATTGCTAAAGGAGGTAGATAGTTTTATACCAACGCCAGTGCGTGAGCTGGATAAACCATTCCTTTTGCCTGTCGAGAATGTGTATTCCATTCCTGGTCGCGGCACTGTGGTGACAGGCCGCTTAGAGCGTGGTGTGGTCAAGAAGGGCATGGAGTGCGAGTTTGTGGGCTACAACAAAGTGCTCAAATCGACAGTCACTGGTGTGGAGATGTTCCATCAGATTTTGGAAGAGGCACAGGCTGGCGATCAGTTAGGCGCCTTAGTTCGTGGTGTCAAGCGTGATGATATCAAGCGCGGCATGGTTATGTGCAAGCCTGGTAGCGTTAAGGCCCTGGATCAGCTGGAGGCGCAAGTTTACATACTGTCCAAAGATGAGGGTGGTCGCACCAAGCCATTCATGTCCTTcattcaattgcaaatgttCTCACGTACCTGGGACTGTGCAGTCCAAGTGCAGATTCCAGACAAGGAGATGGTTATGCCCGGCGAGGACACCAAGCTCGTATTGCGTTTAATTCGTCCAATGGTGTTGGAGCAGGGACAACGCTTCACACTGCGCGACGGCAATCTTACACTAGGCACCGGCGTTGTTACCAAGGTTATGCCGCCTTTATCTGAATCGCAGCGCAATGAACTGACTGAGGGTAAAAAGGCGCGTGAGAAGAAAGTTGCAGACAAAAAGTAA
- the LOC108597139 gene encoding protein lin-54 homolog isoform X1 → MFTNRAQQCTDELDDTTPLPELTLYDMLETPSDEQQSDVAADTGDDEEEYEDEEYLSTSANDSLNTPRPKKPNVRILENKRLTPGAPIGMALKNILGESVKLVTTPPKTTQSTEIKILNKLQTKPIKTFSNTAVKIGSTTIASTSASAAAAATTTTATTVTPKQIRGITMTQIKTTDGKVIYLQKSLPAADAQKLPVGVTTATTTTTTARLTKTVPVSSAGIRQTLLPKGVSIASTGLIKSSAGSTPITVRGITAIGSSPTKISPNATTTVTATLSTSPTTSTAGAVGNKMAIQMVRTADGKLIKLNQGTASMLLNAKAAAGALKATTTAATTTTAATTTTDTQAKAVGSPVIIKGALKQLPAGATLKTTTTSASTATSNATSPAASTALPGGKLLVQSAGKQIVVASKNIIKLSPKPGASGATASNASIQLGGKSGGVQIVRVLPSNKSGTSTLTSPQNVSIGRPRTISSNNSSSTSSNNNNSSNTTNVSITNAGKIVMKTMGGSIVPLPSMQTLVSRRGPSGAANITHAKTPSSQAQPIKHRLSDLNVQIKHMTGEGGEGPDAKKARYVISMPRVPGAPRTTPVTQQQLQKLMATRPSQVKRISLPSPVRSSKTADTSKAAADSDGGNSTGRKVYNLITKSNANGVKYMICNKTSEGKPHSVYNTTMRRGYTLNDPAKIRRGVPLTVQQAKLKQMRLQHQRKVLAHNQTKLRQAHLQKQQQKVKPTQPQQPKEQQQQDQSTQGKSGKALFDVLKPPAAPAASALDALGGSRRKHCNCSKSQCLKLYCDCFANGEFCQDCTCKDCFNNLDYEVKRERAIRSCLERNPSAFKPKITAPNSGDMRLHNKGCNCKRSGCLKNYCECYEAKIPCSSMCKCMGCRNMEDRPDVDMDSMDGLNDAKFHAKHKDVNGTQENRSNLYLTDEVIEATIMCMISRIVMNEKQNMALEDTEREVMEELGESLNQIITFAKEKNDTKQQDETKAAT, encoded by the exons atgtttacCAATCGGGCTCAGCAATGCACGG ATGAACTGGACGACACCACGCCGTTACCAGAGCTTACTCTATATGATATGCTAGAGACACCATCGGATGAGCAGCAGTCAGACGTTGCTGCGGATACGGGAGACGATGAGGAGGAGTATGAAGACGAAGAATATTTGTCAACCTCTGCCAATGATTCGCTGAATACGCCACGACCAAAAAAACCAAATGTACGAATATTGGAGAACAAGCGTTTAACTCCGGGCGCGCCAATTGGCATGGCATTAAAGAATATCTTGGGTGAATCCGTCAAGTTGGTGACAACGCCTCCAAAGACAACGCAATCAacggaaattaaaattttaaacaaactacAGACGAAGCCAATTAAAACGTTCAGCAATACGGCCGTTAAAATTGGCAGCACGACAATTGCAAGCACCTcggcctcagcagcagcagcagcaacaacgactaCAGCAACAACGGTAACGCCAAAGCAAATTAGAGGGATTACTATGACGCAAATAAAAACCACGGATGGCAAAGTGATTTATCTACAAAAATCGTTGCCAGCTGCAGACGCACAAAAACTGCCAGTTGGTGTAACAActgcaacgacaacaacaacaactgcacgTCTGACTAAAACAGTGCCCGTGAGTTCCGCTGGCATTAGACAGACGCTGCTGCCCAAGGGAGTTAGTATAGCTAGCACGGGTTTAATAAAGAGCAGCGCCGGCAGTACGCCCATTACTGTTAGAGGCATAACGGCAATTGGTAGCTCGCCCACAAAAATCTCGCCTAACGCCACGACAACGGTTACAGCAACCTTGTCCACAAGTCCAACAACCTCAACCGCTGGAGCTGTTGGAAACAAGATGGCCATACAAATGGTGCGCACAGCAGATGGCAAGCTTATCAAACTAAATCAAGGGACAGCTTCAATGCTGCTCAATGCTAAGGCAGCAGCGGGTGCGctaaaggcaacaacaacggcagcaacaacgacaacggcagcgacaacgacaactgaTACGCAAGCCAAGGCAGTTGGTTCGCCAGTAATTATTAAAGGTGCActaaagcagctgccagctggTGCAACTCTCAAGACGACCACAACCAGCGCCAGCACCGCAACTAGCAATGCAACAAGTCCAGCAGCTTCCACAGCGCTGCCCGGTGGCAAGTTGCTTGTACAAAGTGCGGGCAAGCAAATTGTAGTTGCCAGCAAAAACATTATCAAATTGTCACCCAAGCCAGGTGCTAGCGGTGCTACTGCTAGCAACGCCAGCATACAATTGGGCGGCAAGAGCGGTGGTGTACAAATTGTGCGCGTACTACCCAGCAATAAAAGTGGCACCAGTACATTGACCAGTCCACAAAATGTGTCAATTGGACGCCCGCGCACGATTAGCAgtaacaatagcagcagcaccagcagcaacaacaacaatagcagcaacacaacaaatgTTTCCATCACTAATGCTGGAAAAATTGTTATGAAAACCATGGGCGGCAGCATTGTGCCGTTGCCATCAATGCAGACATTGGTATCCAGA CGTGGACCAAGCGGCGCAGCTAATATAACGCATGCCAAGACGCCGAGCAGCCAAGCTCAACCGATTAAGCATCGTCTCTCGGATCTCAATGTGCAAATCAAGCATATGACGGGTGAAGGCGGCGAAGGACCCGATGCGAAAAAGGCGCGCTATGTTATTTCCATGCCGCGTGTTCCAGGAGCCCCAAGAACTACGCCTGtgacgcaacagcagcttcaGAAACTTATGGCAACACGACCGTCGCAAGTGAAACGTATATCGTTGCCGTCCCCTGTTAGAAGCAGCAAAACTGCTGACacaagcaaagctgctgctgatagcgACGGTGGTAACAGCACTGGTCGTAAGGTGTACAATCTTATTACCAAGAGTAATGCAAATGGTGTCAAGTATATGATTTGCAACAAGACATCTGAGGGTAAGCCGCACTCTGTCTACAACACAACAATGCGGCGTGGGTATACTTTAAATGATCCCGCCAAGATAAGACGCGGAGTGCCCCTTACAGTGCAGCAGGCAAAACTCAAGCAGATGAGATTGCAACATCAGCGTAAGGTATTGGCGCATAATCAGACCAAGCTGCGCCAAGCACATctacaaaaacagcagcagaaagttAAGCCAACGCAACCGCAGCAGCCtaaggaacaacaacaacaagatcaGTCAACGCAAGGCAAATCCGGCAAAGCACTTTTTGATGTTCTAAAGCCGCCAGCTGCACCAGCGGCATCAGCTTTGGATGCCTTGGGTGGCTCGCGACGCAAgcattgcaactgcagcaagtcTCAGTGCTTAAAGCTCTATTGTGACTGCTTTGCCAATGGTGAATTTTGCCAGGATTGCACCTGCAAGGATTGCTTTAACAATTTGGACTATGAAGTGAAACGCGAGCGTGCAATACGCAGCTGCCTGGAGCGTAATCCGAGCGCTTTCAA ACCCAAAATTACAGCGCCCAACTCTGGCGATATGCGGCTGCATAACAAAGGTTGTAACTGCAAGCGCTCCGGCTGTTTGAAGAACTATTGCGAGTGCTACGAAGCCAAAATACCTTGTTCGTCCATGTGCAAATGCATGG GCTGTCGAAATATGGAAGATCGTCCGGATGTGGATATGGATTCTATGGATGGCTTGAATGATGCCAAATTCCACGCCAAGCATAAGGATGTGAATGGTACTCAAGAAAATCGCTCCAATCTCTATCTAACCGACGAAGTAATAGAGGCAACTATCATGTGTATGATATCGCGTATTGTTatgaatgaaaaacaaaatatggcCTTGGAAGATACTGAGCGTGAAGTTATGGAGGAGCTGGGGGAaagtttaaatcaaattataacATTTGCCAAGGAGAAGAATGATACAAAGCAGCAGGatgaaacaaaagcagcgactTAA
- the LOC108595100 gene encoding protein enhancer of sevenless 2B: protein MEAVAKHDFSATADDELSFRKTQILKILNMEDDSNWYRAELDGKEGLIPSNYIEMKNHDWYYGRITRADAEKLLSNKHEGAFLIRISESSPGDFSLSVKCPDGVQHFKVLRDAQSKFFLWVVKFNSLNELVEYHRTASVSRSQDVKLRDMIPEELLVQALYDFVPQESGELDFRRGDVITVTDRSDENWWNGEIGNRKGIFPATYVTPYHS from the exons ATGGAAGCAGTTGCCAAACACGATTTCTCTGCAACGGCTGATGATGAACTCAGTTTTCGTAAAACTCAAATTCTAAAG ATATTAAATATGGAGGATGATTCAAATTGGTATCGCGCCGAGCTGGATGGCAAGGAGGGCCTCATACCCAGCAATTATatagaaatgaaaaatcaCGA tTGGTATTATGGACGCATTACCCGCGCCGATGCTGAGAAACTACTGTCGAACAAACATGAAGGCGCCTTCTTGATACGCATTAGTGAATCCAGTCCCGGCGATTTCTCCCTATCAGTCAA ATGCCCCGATGgcgtgcaacattttaaagtGTTGCGCGATGCGCAAAGCAAATTCTTTCTCTGGGTTGTTAAATTCAATTCCCTCAACGAACTGGTTGAATATCATCGAACAGCGAGCGTGTCGCGGTCACAGGATGTCAAACTGCGTGATATGATACCTGAAGAG TTGCTCGTGCAGGCGTTGTACGATTTTGTGCCACAGGAGTCCGGTGAATTGGACTTTAGACGCGGCGATGTCATCACTGTCACAGATCGCTCCGATGAGAATTGGTGGAATGGCGAGATCGGCAATAGGAAAGGCATTTTCCCAGCAACCTATGTGACGCCATATCATTCATAA
- the LOC108597753 gene encoding guanylate kinase-associated protein mars yields MEYRKELYKRNSNGPRDHIAENRELQRLARAKNRENNFHSNRRFATPTPPIDAHEQLSPENATAQQDQENLQPSDIKAANVAENKPTRGELYLERFLEWKAQKRARQPPKNSPATSRVYHILSAKTCATIDLRSKTPALESVIAPLKSQVKPQITVPRKTRLSVKLPLKSAGKDTAANKPWEFTKKTLARRPLESAKKLTSQDATGTSVAAKKKVVSGNLNIEPLDQLATSSNLVKIVPKPKTIPKPVEIKQAAKTVMSASKPIMPAQKTAASTQKTSKQPALQNIMTQPFERPNSTKKITATAKPKTKNIIVKPIRGGGGAAAKFKMDKPKIIKSVTRVANQNLSQRMKPKKAGLKNQEASTQLLDLRRQLLQVVQSEPLLTPDTPLEMFNNENPFQAQATSTQCRSSNNSAHLQDVFGEILNISPVTIAPVESLRNSNVKRQLLPEPAASAPEKEVKRKFDFSRYSFVDSPELSNTIKEAETVEQTLMATEPTAIEAKVNEQTLVQQESTPPRKSEQTINYMSPYVSVSRGKVNSLAERVKRNSIYLQDQPETPVAERRTLESVRYFRLQLDKEIQRLHKLCDEWQDYDTKNPDLLQQTGGKDMIDAAVGQTRLLTSKKFMQFKSLIDRCEAGAKGQCQTDGSDATKPVLAEDLEGWWDMMRLQSENVDKRFSNLMRWKDNNWVDPDAVPSPKAKPKPKTMPKAKPNAKASSKLKSFLRKAYADKRQQQNNCPQSPNASRKFVVVVRDRKSFSPARTVLRMSKGNNDAARSSIEGGSPIGGGRPSIGGGRSSIGGGRPSIGGNSLLKSAIMGAAEKQRQQVQPVTPPPATVAAKRMSILKTPGTQRKREAGTHIVFSSKKNVRRFQFTFDESCGDESALGLPKLEDFVEDMTPERLSLENIQQAPDNDGTIVNPNDRMYTLRNRKVKLRQSSEFM; encoded by the exons ATGGAATATCGCAAAGAGCTCTATAAACGAAATTCCAATGGTCCACGAGATCACATTGCAGAGAATCGGGAGCTACAGCGTTTAGCGCGAGCCAAAAACCGCGAAAATAACTTTCATAGCAATCGCAGATTTGCGACACCAACACCGCCAATAGATGCACACGAACAACTGTCGCCTGAAAATGCCACCGCCCAACAGGATCAGGAGAATCTGCAACCGTCTGATATCAAAGCGGCAAACGTCGCGGAAAATAAACCAACGCGAGGTGAACTCTACTTGGAACGGTTTCTGGAATGGAAAGCGCAAAAAAGGGCCCGACAGCCACCCAAAAATTCACCCGCAACTAGTCGCGTCTATCACATTCTGAGTGCTAAAACATGCGCAACAATTGATTTACGATCGAAGACGCCAGCTCTAGAATCAGTGATTGCTCCGTTGAAATCACAAGTAAAGCCACAAATCACTGTACCACGCAAAACACGTCTGTCTGTCAAGCTGCCACTTAAGTCAGCAGGAAAAGATACTGCTGCAAACAAGCCCTGGGAATTCACTAAAAAGACGCTTGCGAGGAGGCCATTAGAATCAGCTAAAAAGCTGACATCCCAAGACGCAACTGGAACATctgtagcagcaaaaaaaaaagtggtgtcaggaaatttaaatattgaaccCTTAGATCAACTAGCGACAAGCAGCAATCTCGTAAAGATTGTGCCCAAGCCTAAAACCATCCCAAAGCCTGTCGAAATAAAACAAGCTGCAAAGACTGTTATGTCAGCTTCAAAACCTATTATGCCTGCTCAGAAAACTGCTGCGTCTACTCAAAAAACTAGCAAGCAGCCTGCGCTACAGAATATCATGACGCAGCCCTTTGAACGGCCAAACAGCACCAAGAAGATCACTGCTACTGCTAAGCCTAAAACGAAGAATATAATTGTTAAGCCCATTAGAGGAGGAGGTGGTGCTGCAGCCAAGTTCAAAATGGATAAGCCCAAGATTATAAAGTCCGTTACCCGTGTGGCAAATCAGAACCTCTCGCAGAGAATGAAACCCAAAAAGGCAGGGTTAAAGAATCAAGAAGCTAGTACCCAGCTACTTGACTTGAGACGACAGCTACTGCAGGTAGTGCAGTCGGAGCCCTTACTTACACCCGACACTCCACTGGAGATGTTCAATAATGAGAATCCATTCCAGGCACAGGCCACCTCCACACAGTGCAGATCCAGTAACAACAGTGCACATCTACAGGATGTGTTTGGTGAGATTCTAAATATAAGTCCTGTGACCATTGCCCCTGTGGAGAGCTTGAGAAATTCAAATGTGAAGCGACAGTTGTTACCAGAGCCTGCTGCATCGGCTCCAGAGAAGGAAGTCAAGCGTAAATTTGATTTCTCGCGTTATTCATTTGTGGATTCACCGGAACTCAGCAATACAATCAAGGAAGCGGAAACAGTTGAGCAAACACTTATGGCAACGGAGCCGA ctgCTATAGAGGCTAAGGTTAATGAGCAAACGCTTGTGCAGCAAGAGTCAACGCCGCCACGTAAATCTGAGCAAACCATAAATTATATGAGTCCCTATGTAAGCGTATCACGTGGGAAAGTTAACTCACTTGCGGAGCGAGTAAAGCGCAATAGCATATATCTGCAAGATCAGCCAGAGACGCCTGTCGCAGAGCGTCGCACTCTGGAGTCTGTGAGATACTTCCGCCTGCAATTGGACAAGGAAATACAAAGACTGCATAAACTTTGTGATGAGTGGCAGGATTATGACACGAAAAATCCGGACCTGTTACAGCAAACTGGTGGAAAGGATATGATTGATGCTGCTGTGGGACAAACTAGATTGTTAACCAGTAAGAAGTTCATGCAATTTAAAAGTCTAATCGATCGATGTGAGGCGGGTGCTAAAGGTCAATGTCAAACTGATGGAAGTGACGCTACCAAGCCTGTGCTGGCTGAGGATCTTGAAGGTTGGTGGGACATGATGCGCTTACAGAGCGAGAATGTCGATAAGCGTTTTAGCAATTTGATGCGCTGGAAAGACAACAATTGGGTTGATCCAGATGCAGTGCCAAGTCCAAAAGCTAAGCCCAAACCTAAAACTATGCCCAAAGCCAAGCCTAATGCAAAggccagcagcaaattaaagagTTTTCTACGCAAGGCTTATGCCGataagcgtcagcagcagaaTAATTGCCCGCAGTCGCCAAATGCCTCACGTAaattcgttgttgttgtacggGACCGCAAATCCTTTTCACCTGCTCGCACGGTGCTGCGTATGTCCAAAGGCAATAATGATGCTGCACGTTCATCTATTGAAGGTGGGTCCCCCATTGGAGGTGGTCGTCCTTCTATCGGAGGTGGTCGTTCTTCTATCGGAGGTGGCCGTCCTTCTATAGGGGGCAATAGTTTATTAAAGTCCGCCATTATGGGCGCTGCAGAGAAGCAACGGCAACAGGTACAACCAGTGACGCCACCACCAGCAACCGTGGCAGCGAAGCGCATGTCTATTTTGAAGACACCTGGAACCCAGCGCAAACGTGAAGCCGGCACCCACATTGTATTTAGttcgaaaaaaaatgtacgtCGCTTTCAGTTTACGTTTGATGAGAGCTGTGGCGACGAGTCTGCTCTGGGCTTGCCAAAGTTGGAGGATTTTGTAGAGGACATGACACCTGAACGGCTTTCGTTAGAAAACATTCAGCAGGCGCCTGATAATGATGGAACAATAGTAAATCCCAACGATCGAATGTATACTTTGAGAAACCGTAAGGTCAAGCTACGACAATCATCTGAATTTATGTAA